A region of Pseudarthrobacter sp. NIBRBAC000502770 DNA encodes the following proteins:
- a CDS encoding TatD family hydrolase: MCESSIPPAYRAPAADATTDPDAGRRRDFPPAPEPLPVPVMDNHTHLDFPEGKGPVGVKAALDAAEAVGVLGAVQVGCDLESSRFTVEAVDLDERLLGAVALHPNDAPQYAARGELEAALAEIEQLAAHPRIRAIGETGLDFYRTEGAGLRHQEYSFRRHIDIAKRLDLTLQIHDRDAHGDVVRVLREEGAPERVVFHCFSGDEDLARTCNEQGWWMSFAGTLTFKNAANLRAALAVAARELVMVETDAPFLTPHPHRGRPNASYMVPYTVRAMAELTGSDLAALCTAISENTVRAYGSWS; the protein is encoded by the coding sequence ATGTGCGAATCGTCCATTCCCCCCGCCTACCGGGCGCCTGCCGCAGATGCAACCACGGATCCCGACGCAGGACGCCGCAGGGATTTCCCGCCGGCGCCGGAACCGTTGCCGGTCCCGGTCATGGACAACCACACCCACCTGGACTTCCCGGAAGGAAAGGGCCCGGTAGGGGTCAAGGCTGCCCTCGACGCAGCAGAGGCCGTCGGGGTGCTGGGTGCTGTGCAGGTTGGCTGCGACCTGGAGTCCTCGCGGTTCACAGTGGAAGCGGTGGACCTGGACGAACGGCTCCTGGGAGCGGTGGCACTGCATCCCAACGATGCCCCGCAGTACGCGGCCCGGGGTGAACTGGAAGCGGCCCTTGCCGAGATCGAACAGCTCGCCGCGCATCCCCGCATCCGGGCCATCGGCGAAACCGGGCTGGACTTCTACCGCACGGAAGGGGCGGGGCTGCGGCACCAGGAGTACTCGTTCCGGCGCCACATCGATATCGCAAAGCGGCTGGACCTGACCCTGCAGATCCATGACCGGGACGCGCACGGTGACGTGGTCCGGGTACTCCGGGAGGAAGGGGCGCCGGAACGGGTGGTGTTCCATTGCTTCTCCGGGGATGAAGACCTTGCCAGGACGTGCAATGAGCAGGGCTGGTGGATGTCCTTCGCCGGCACCCTGACGTTCAAGAACGCTGCAAACCTGCGGGCCGCGCTCGCGGTCGCTGCCCGGGAGCTTGTCATGGTGGAAACGGACGCCCCGTTCCTCACGCCGCACCCGCACAGGGGGCGTCCGAACGCGAGCTACATGGTCCCTTACACCGTGCGGGCCATGGCAGAATTGACAGGCTCCGACCTTGCCGCCCTGTGCACCGCAATCAGCGAAAATACCGTACGGGCATACGGATCCTGGTCCTGA
- a CDS encoding DUF58 domain-containing protein codes for MALLDKLPRHLFTRRGWGMLAAGAFALAAAQVMGRRDLLTLALLLLLLPLVSLAGVRLVKPRFRVYREFNPSPVETSAPAVVSLAVARTGPGSGRVVMEERLPAQFGHPPAFRFPSRAATGGTSRYEYHLTSRYRGQFRIGPVTAEFTDPFGLSLHRRSIDDGDVLTVTPAAVVLPATGLAGARGNDGVTATRVRANPSDDDVMTREYRHGDPMRRVHWAATARHGALMVRQEESVTTPEATIILDHRSGAFAGGPGTSSPGLRGHDGHAPATSDTFEWSVVAAMSVSAHLAERNYGLRLLDAGGEPAFLHSPSSPEPAAEEYSGPSGLQSIAESLAAIHLSGPLHPRRDGVLPDKGGRAAEHRATGTRTHPGIDQGPPAFDDHLMDKLSAHRMRGPLIAVLGRITGEEAAALAPAAAYGTDAFALLAVERPAEFQHVLEVLRQGGWRAVAAGPNTRLSAVWGQFGQEPALPVAPASEVRRGAGVAK; via the coding sequence ATGGCCCTCCTGGACAAGCTCCCGCGGCACCTGTTCACCAGGCGCGGGTGGGGCATGCTGGCAGCAGGCGCCTTCGCGCTCGCTGCGGCCCAGGTCATGGGACGCCGTGACCTCCTGACCCTGGCACTGCTGCTGCTTCTGCTGCCCCTTGTCTCCCTTGCCGGCGTCCGCCTCGTCAAACCGCGTTTCCGGGTCTACCGGGAATTCAACCCCTCTCCGGTGGAAACCTCGGCGCCGGCGGTAGTCTCCCTCGCGGTGGCCAGGACCGGCCCGGGCAGCGGGCGGGTGGTCATGGAGGAGCGGCTCCCGGCGCAGTTCGGCCACCCGCCCGCCTTCCGGTTCCCGTCCCGCGCCGCCACCGGCGGCACCAGCCGCTACGAATACCACCTCACGTCCAGGTATCGCGGGCAGTTCAGGATTGGACCGGTCACGGCCGAGTTCACCGACCCCTTCGGTCTGTCGCTGCACCGGCGGTCCATTGACGACGGCGACGTCCTCACCGTGACGCCTGCCGCCGTCGTCCTGCCTGCCACTGGATTGGCAGGAGCCCGGGGCAACGACGGCGTCACCGCCACGCGGGTCCGGGCGAACCCGAGCGATGACGACGTAATGACCCGCGAATACCGCCACGGCGACCCGATGCGGAGGGTCCACTGGGCTGCCACGGCCAGGCACGGGGCCCTGATGGTCCGGCAGGAGGAATCCGTGACCACGCCGGAGGCGACCATCATCCTGGACCACCGTTCCGGTGCGTTCGCAGGTGGGCCGGGCACCTCGTCCCCGGGGCTGCGGGGCCACGACGGGCATGCGCCGGCCACCAGCGACACGTTTGAATGGTCGGTTGTTGCTGCCATGTCCGTCAGCGCGCACCTGGCAGAACGCAATTACGGCCTTCGCCTGCTGGATGCCGGAGGCGAACCAGCGTTCCTGCACTCGCCCTCTTCCCCCGAGCCGGCGGCCGAGGAGTACAGCGGCCCGTCCGGCCTGCAGTCGATCGCCGAAAGCCTGGCTGCGATCCACCTCTCCGGCCCGCTCCACCCACGGCGGGACGGCGTGCTCCCGGACAAAGGCGGGCGTGCCGCGGAGCACCGGGCCACGGGAACGCGGACGCATCCGGGCATCGACCAGGGGCCGCCGGCGTTTGACGACCACTTGATGGACAAGCTCTCCGCCCACCGGATGAGGGGGCCGCTGATTGCAGTGCTGGGCCGGATTACCGGCGAGGAAGCGGCGGCCCTTGCTCCGGCAGCCGCATATGGCACGGACGCATTCGCCCTCCTGGCGGTGGAACGTCCCGCGGAGTTCCAGCATGTCCTGGAGGTACTCCGGCAGGGCGGCTGGCGGGCAGTGGCCGCGGGGCCCAACACCCGGCTTTCTGCGGTGTGGGGCCAGTTCGGGCAGGAGCCGGCCCTCCCGGTGGCGCCGGCGTCGGAGGTCCGCCGGGGAGCGGGGGTGGCCAAATGA
- the rsmA gene encoding 16S rRNA (adenine(1518)-N(6)/adenine(1519)-N(6))-dimethyltransferase RsmA: protein MTEPIPAVPAPLFGASDIRRMAAEIGVRPTKTLGQNFVIDGNTIRRIVAAAGVRPDETVLEVGPGLGSLTLGLLDAAAAVVAVEIDPVLAAKLPETVKEWRPAAANAFHLVHADAMKVTELPVEPTALVANLPYNVAVPVVLHLLQHFPSLKHGLVMVQDEVADRLAAGPGSKTYGVPSVKAAWYSQMRKAGVIGMNVFWPAPKIHSGLVAFTRREPPATTATREQVFAVVDAAFAQRRKTLRAALAGWAGGAPEAERCLLAAGVDPTARGEVIDIAAFARIAEARENRP from the coding sequence GTGACTGAACCGATCCCCGCCGTGCCCGCACCGCTGTTCGGTGCCTCCGACATTCGGCGGATGGCAGCGGAAATCGGGGTCAGGCCCACCAAGACCCTGGGCCAGAACTTTGTCATTGACGGCAACACGATCCGCCGCATTGTTGCGGCCGCGGGCGTGCGGCCGGACGAAACGGTGCTTGAGGTCGGTCCTGGCCTCGGCTCCCTGACGCTGGGCCTGCTCGATGCCGCAGCGGCGGTCGTCGCCGTCGAGATCGATCCTGTCCTCGCCGCAAAGCTCCCCGAGACCGTGAAGGAATGGCGGCCCGCGGCCGCCAACGCCTTCCACCTGGTGCACGCCGACGCCATGAAGGTCACCGAACTGCCGGTGGAACCCACCGCCCTGGTGGCCAACCTGCCGTACAACGTGGCCGTTCCCGTGGTGCTGCACCTGCTGCAGCATTTCCCCAGCCTGAAGCACGGACTGGTGATGGTGCAGGACGAGGTAGCGGACCGCCTGGCCGCCGGGCCGGGATCCAAGACCTACGGTGTGCCGTCCGTCAAGGCCGCCTGGTACAGCCAGATGCGCAAGGCTGGTGTGATCGGCATGAACGTCTTTTGGCCGGCCCCGAAAATCCACTCGGGCCTGGTGGCCTTCACCCGCCGCGAACCACCGGCCACCACTGCCACGCGCGAGCAGGTGTTTGCCGTGGTGGATGCTGCGTTTGCGCAGCGGCGCAAGACGCTCCGTGCGGCACTGGCCGGCTGGGCCGGCGGAGCACCGGAAGCCGAACGCTGCCTGCTCGCGGCGGGCGTGGACCCCACCGCCCGCGGCGAAGTCATCGACATCGCCGCATTCGCCCGGATCGCCGAAGCCAGGGAAAACCGCCCGTGA
- a CDS encoding resuscitation-promoting factor: MDRELRAIVIKFFTSDGKFSFIKVGAQLLVLCGLVAGLVAFVGNNKTVTLNVDGQASSVQSFGGTVAQVVKSANLDLKPGDRVSPSLDATVQDGTIININQAKEVKVSLDGAEKTVNTTAQDVEDLVTELGVASASSVSAPKDATLALAGSYVSISTPKTVSIVADGKVNTATTTAPTVGKVLEDSGVTLGANDRTSQPANANVVNNMVIKVSRVDTGQTAVTSEDVPFDTVTAESADMLKGEKQVTQAGTAGRIERTFKLVLVDGREASRTLVSENIAVQPVTEKVTVGTKAKPAVQAAAAPAAAGANTGAAAPAMMNEAMWDKIAQCESTGNWSINSGNGYYGGLQFDIQTWIGAGGGAYAPNASLATKAQQIDIANRVYAQRGLSPWGCGWAASR; encoded by the coding sequence ATGGACCGAGAGTTACGGGCAATCGTGATCAAGTTCTTCACATCGGACGGCAAGTTCAGCTTTATTAAGGTTGGCGCCCAGCTGCTGGTGCTTTGCGGCCTGGTCGCAGGCCTCGTAGCCTTCGTGGGCAATAACAAAACAGTCACGCTCAACGTGGACGGCCAAGCGTCGTCCGTGCAGTCCTTTGGTGGAACAGTGGCACAGGTGGTCAAGAGCGCCAACCTGGACCTGAAGCCCGGCGACCGCGTCTCGCCCTCCCTGGACGCCACCGTCCAGGACGGCACCATCATCAACATCAACCAGGCCAAGGAAGTCAAGGTCAGCCTTGACGGGGCCGAGAAGACGGTCAACACCACGGCGCAGGACGTCGAGGACCTGGTGACCGAACTCGGTGTGGCCAGCGCCTCCTCCGTGTCGGCGCCGAAGGATGCCACCCTTGCGCTGGCTGGTTCCTACGTCTCCATTTCCACGCCCAAGACCGTCAGCATCGTCGCGGACGGCAAGGTCAACACGGCCACCACCACCGCACCCACAGTGGGCAAGGTCCTTGAAGACTCCGGAGTGACCCTCGGCGCCAACGACCGCACCTCGCAGCCGGCCAACGCCAACGTGGTGAACAACATGGTCATCAAGGTCTCCCGGGTGGACACCGGCCAGACCGCGGTCACCAGCGAGGACGTCCCCTTCGATACGGTCACCGCCGAAAGCGCTGACATGCTTAAGGGTGAGAAGCAGGTGACCCAGGCCGGGACCGCTGGGAGGATCGAGCGCACCTTCAAGCTGGTGCTCGTGGATGGCCGGGAGGCCTCCCGCACCCTGGTGTCGGAGAATATCGCAGTCCAGCCCGTCACCGAGAAGGTCACCGTGGGCACCAAAGCCAAGCCGGCCGTCCAGGCCGCGGCGGCCCCCGCCGCTGCAGGTGCCAACACCGGCGCGGCAGCACCGGCCATGATGAACGAGGCCATGTGGGACAAGATCGCCCAGTGCGAGTCCACCGGCAACTGGAGCATCAACAGCGGCAACGGTTATTACGGTGGCCTGCAGTTTGACATCCAGACCTGGATCGGCGCCGGCGGCGGCGCTTACGCCCCGAACGCGAGCCTCGCCACCAAAGCCCAGCAGATCGACATCGCCAACCGCGTCTACGCGCAGCGCGGCCTGTCGCCGTGGGGCTGCGGCTGGGCAGCCAGCCGCTGA
- a CDS encoding MoxR family ATPase: protein MEPHRRTANNGSAPNLNLAGVADPVSHLNGHRPAPMESGAFHAAAQRILTTVNTVIDGKSDAAKLALTVLLAQGHLLVEDVPGVGKTLLAKTLARTIDCTVNRIQFTPDLLPSDVTGVSIYNQASRLFEFRPGAVFANIVIGDEINRASAKTQSALLECMEEHQVTVDGTSYKLDEPFMVVATQNPIEMEGTYPLPEAQRDRFMARISMGYPDKDAEIEMLETHQAVSPLANVSPVVTAGDVAAMIASVQQVFVSGPVKEYTVSVGRATRESPLLRLGASPRSMLQLLRAAKATAALDGRDFVLPDDVGDVAEAVLAHRIILDRKAAGAGETPHSVLRGILSRLPVPQAAAGQPDRAGAPAGSRNR from the coding sequence ATGGAACCCCACCGACGCACTGCCAACAATGGAAGCGCACCGAACCTCAACCTGGCCGGCGTCGCCGATCCCGTCAGCCACCTGAACGGCCACAGGCCGGCACCCATGGAGTCCGGGGCCTTCCACGCAGCCGCGCAACGCATCCTGACCACCGTCAACACGGTCATCGACGGCAAATCCGATGCCGCCAAGCTGGCGCTCACTGTCCTCCTCGCCCAGGGCCACCTGCTGGTGGAGGACGTGCCCGGCGTCGGAAAGACCCTGCTGGCAAAAACCCTTGCCCGCACCATTGACTGCACCGTCAACCGCATCCAGTTCACCCCCGACCTCCTGCCCTCCGACGTCACGGGGGTGTCCATCTACAACCAGGCCTCCAGGCTCTTCGAATTCCGGCCCGGTGCAGTGTTCGCCAACATTGTTATCGGCGACGAAATCAACCGGGCATCCGCCAAGACCCAGTCCGCACTCCTGGAATGCATGGAGGAGCACCAGGTGACGGTGGACGGCACCTCCTACAAACTCGATGAGCCGTTCATGGTGGTGGCCACCCAGAACCCCATCGAAATGGAAGGGACGTATCCGCTGCCCGAGGCACAGCGGGACCGCTTCATGGCCAGGATTTCCATGGGCTACCCGGACAAGGACGCCGAGATCGAGATGCTCGAGACCCATCAGGCGGTCTCGCCGCTGGCGAACGTCTCCCCCGTGGTCACAGCCGGCGATGTCGCCGCCATGATTGCCAGCGTCCAGCAGGTCTTCGTGTCCGGGCCGGTGAAGGAATACACGGTGTCAGTGGGCAGGGCCACGAGGGAAAGCCCGCTGCTGCGGCTCGGCGCGAGCCCCCGGTCCATGCTGCAGCTGCTGCGCGCCGCCAAGGCCACGGCAGCCCTGGACGGACGCGATTTTGTCCTTCCGGACGATGTAGGCGACGTGGCAGAGGCAGTCCTGGCGCACAGGATCATCCTTGACCGGAAGGCTGCCGGCGCCGGCGAAACACCGCACAGCGTCCTGCGGGGCATCCTGTCCCGGCTGCCCGTGCCGCAGGCTGCCGCCGGGCAGCCCGACCGGGCCGGGGCCCCAGCCGGCAGCAGGAACCGCTAG
- a CDS encoding 4-(cytidine 5'-diphospho)-2-C-methyl-D-erythritol kinase yields the protein MSAAGRFAARTVRVKAPGKVNVSLAVGPLRADGYHSVASVYLAVSLYEEVAATSTAAPGITISLSPESTLDLDDVDIPLDSSNLAYKAAAIMADVSEHATGVHLEITKRVPVAGGMGGGSADAAATLLACDALWNSGLSREELAHLAGELGADVPFSLLGGTAVGLGLGDELSPALAKAQTHWVLVVADYGLSTPEVYRTLDRLRGAGGIDAEEPTGVDPQILAALRGGDAESLGRVLVNDLQRASIELAPALRDTLGIGESHGAIAGMVSGSGPTVALLAEDSVAAAALAEDLQRYGLTALPVHGPVPGARIISDTLL from the coding sequence GTGAGCGCGGCAGGGCGTTTCGCTGCCAGGACCGTCCGGGTCAAGGCGCCCGGCAAGGTCAACGTGTCCCTGGCAGTGGGGCCGCTGCGGGCGGACGGCTACCACTCGGTGGCCAGCGTCTATCTCGCGGTGTCCCTGTACGAGGAAGTGGCCGCCACCAGTACCGCTGCCCCCGGCATCACCATCAGCCTCAGTCCGGAAAGCACCCTGGACCTCGACGACGTCGACATCCCCCTGGACAGCAGCAACCTGGCCTACAAGGCGGCCGCCATCATGGCCGACGTCTCGGAACACGCCACCGGCGTGCATTTGGAGATCACCAAGCGGGTACCGGTGGCCGGCGGCATGGGCGGTGGTTCCGCCGACGCCGCTGCCACGCTCCTGGCCTGCGACGCCCTCTGGAACAGCGGGCTGTCCCGCGAGGAGCTGGCCCACCTCGCAGGGGAACTGGGCGCTGACGTTCCGTTCTCGCTCCTGGGCGGAACCGCCGTCGGCCTCGGCTTGGGGGACGAACTGTCTCCGGCCCTGGCCAAGGCGCAAACCCACTGGGTGCTGGTAGTGGCGGATTACGGCCTCTCCACGCCCGAGGTGTACCGGACCCTGGACCGCCTGCGCGGGGCCGGGGGAATCGACGCCGAAGAACCCACCGGGGTTGATCCGCAAATCCTTGCGGCCCTGCGGGGCGGCGACGCCGAGTCCCTGGGCCGCGTACTGGTGAACGACCTGCAGCGTGCCTCCATTGAACTCGCGCCTGCGCTGCGCGATACGCTGGGAATCGGTGAATCCCATGGCGCCATCGCGGGCATGGTCTCCGGATCCGGTCCCACCGTGGCGTTGCTGGCCGAGGACTCCGTTGCGGCCGCTGCCCTGGCAGAGGACCTGCAGCGCTACGGCCTGACGGCGCTCCCTGTCCACGGCCCGGTCCCGGGCGCGCGCATCATCTCCGACACCCTCCTTTAA
- a CDS encoding DUF3488 and transglutaminase-like domain-containing protein, translating into MTMAPARPTGEGQQAHDNPGVPARRTGPGAYPWAMAAAIAAAACGAALSLNGVLRGWNWYWAAMTTVMAVAFTMAALRSVRAQPLLVTAGGFVALGGVLTLTFFRSSSFLWVFPTGATLPELDKLIQRASETVLAETAPVAPNAGIVMVVCAILGLAVILVDALAVPLGMPAASGVGLLALLVVPAMIKPQSVGAWSFVATAAGYLLILACSQWFAPDGRVQGGSARSPGLMRRAAVTGAVALAATLVLPLAIPGFDRGTFPQGSRLNPWGSSTGLNPMITLGSSLRTPDGSGRITYATNSPVPLYLRSVTVENFDGDSWGPDDRTGSRVPLDGRIDPGYPVLTDEQVRLVTAIDAGSFTSPYLPVPYAPETVSGLGGQWTWDPATLSIKGTDTTTRRQEYLVTSAVPKLTSALLAQSSGQARGIADVFTRVPGNVPDIVKTTAQSVAGGAGTPYQKAMAIQKYLRSSEFTYSLQSPVQGGYDGNGLSVLADFLQQKSGYCIHYASAMAVMARLEGIPSRIAVGYAPGRLTGASITVAGQGSLPEYEADARDAHAWPELYFQGLGWVAFEPTPSRGVVPDYATEASASSGAESLGNNDGLIPDIAPVPSPAGTATAQPVPGAGGSGTGDGPQLLPWLLGTAGAGALLLLAGAPHMVRAGTRSRRLHPKRPDLAVPLAWSELRDLGTDYGLPPGESETPRTYAARFRSALLGEPDGMDRDAHVAVASLTAAFEQHRYGRPGSERPAGEDFAAGVAAVEESLQANATRSRRWAASWLPRSVMRRLGLLLGMPFSAAGRTIRHLPRPGGRAEPATDDAGSRSRGG; encoded by the coding sequence ATGACCATGGCACCGGCCCGGCCAACGGGTGAGGGGCAGCAAGCGCACGACAATCCCGGGGTGCCTGCCCGGCGAACGGGCCCGGGGGCCTATCCCTGGGCCATGGCGGCAGCCATTGCGGCGGCGGCCTGCGGCGCTGCCCTGTCCCTGAACGGCGTCCTTCGCGGCTGGAACTGGTACTGGGCCGCCATGACCACGGTAATGGCGGTGGCCTTCACCATGGCAGCACTCCGTTCCGTTCGCGCCCAGCCCCTGCTGGTGACCGCCGGCGGGTTCGTGGCCCTGGGCGGGGTGCTGACCCTGACGTTTTTCCGCAGTTCCAGTTTCCTTTGGGTCTTCCCCACCGGAGCCACACTGCCTGAGCTGGACAAGTTGATCCAGCGCGCCAGCGAAACAGTCCTGGCCGAGACAGCGCCCGTGGCGCCGAACGCCGGAATTGTCATGGTGGTCTGCGCCATTCTCGGCCTGGCCGTCATCCTGGTCGATGCCCTCGCGGTGCCGTTGGGCATGCCCGCGGCTTCCGGCGTCGGGCTGCTGGCCCTGCTGGTGGTCCCGGCCATGATCAAACCCCAGAGTGTGGGCGCCTGGAGTTTCGTTGCCACGGCGGCGGGGTACCTGCTGATCCTTGCCTGCAGCCAGTGGTTCGCACCGGACGGCAGGGTGCAGGGCGGGTCGGCACGCAGCCCGGGGCTGATGCGGCGGGCTGCCGTCACCGGCGCCGTAGCCCTGGCCGCCACCCTGGTGCTGCCCCTGGCCATTCCCGGCTTCGACCGTGGCACCTTCCCGCAGGGGTCACGGCTGAACCCGTGGGGCAGCTCCACCGGCCTCAACCCGATGATCACGCTGGGCAGCAGCCTGCGCACCCCTGACGGAAGCGGCAGGATCACGTACGCCACCAATTCGCCCGTACCTCTCTACCTTCGCTCGGTGACGGTGGAGAATTTCGACGGCGACTCCTGGGGCCCGGATGACCGTACCGGCTCCAGGGTGCCGCTGGACGGCCGGATCGACCCCGGCTATCCGGTCCTCACCGACGAGCAGGTGCGCCTTGTCACCGCCATCGACGCCGGGTCCTTCACGAGCCCGTACCTCCCGGTCCCCTATGCGCCGGAAACCGTCAGCGGCCTGGGCGGCCAGTGGACCTGGGATCCCGCCACGCTGAGCATCAAGGGCACTGACACCACCACCCGGCGGCAGGAATACCTGGTGACCTCCGCGGTGCCCAAGCTCACTTCAGCCCTGCTGGCCCAGTCCTCGGGTCAGGCCCGGGGCATCGCCGATGTGTTTACCAGGGTCCCGGGCAATGTGCCGGACATTGTGAAAACCACGGCGCAGAGCGTGGCTGGAGGCGCGGGGACGCCATACCAGAAGGCCATGGCCATCCAGAAGTACCTCCGGTCCTCCGAGTTCACCTACTCGCTCCAATCACCGGTGCAGGGCGGCTACGACGGCAACGGGCTCTCGGTCCTGGCCGACTTCCTGCAGCAAAAGAGTGGGTACTGCATCCACTACGCCTCCGCGATGGCGGTAATGGCAAGGCTGGAAGGCATTCCGAGCAGGATTGCCGTGGGTTACGCGCCGGGCAGGCTGACCGGGGCCAGCATCACGGTGGCCGGGCAGGGCTCGCTCCCGGAGTACGAGGCGGATGCGCGCGACGCCCACGCCTGGCCCGAGCTGTACTTCCAGGGGCTTGGTTGGGTGGCGTTCGAACCAACGCCCTCCCGTGGAGTTGTTCCCGACTACGCCACCGAGGCTTCGGCATCATCCGGTGCCGAGTCCCTGGGCAACAACGACGGACTCATTCCTGATATTGCCCCGGTGCCCTCACCGGCCGGCACGGCAACTGCACAGCCCGTACCCGGCGCAGGCGGCAGCGGCACCGGCGACGGCCCGCAGTTGCTGCCTTGGCTCCTCGGCACGGCCGGAGCCGGTGCCCTGCTGCTCCTGGCCGGCGCCCCGCATATGGTCCGCGCCGGCACCCGGTCGCGACGGCTGCACCCCAAGCGTCCGGACCTGGCAGTCCCCCTGGCGTGGAGCGAACTGAGGGACCTCGGCACCGACTATGGGCTGCCGCCCGGAGAGAGCGAGACGCCGAGGACCTATGCGGCCCGGTTCCGCAGCGCGCTGCTGGGCGAGCCGGACGGTATGGACCGGGACGCCCACGTGGCGGTGGCATCCCTTACCGCGGCCTTCGAACAGCACAGGTACGGCCGTCCCGGCAGTGAACGGCCGGCGGGCGAGGACTTTGCTGCCGGGGTTGCCGCCGTGGAGGAGTCCCTCCAGGCGAACGCTACCCGGTCCAGGCGGTGGGCGGCCTCATGGCTCCCCCGGTCCGTCATGCGCCGCCTGGGGCTGCTGCTGGGAATGCCGTTCAGCGCAGCGGGCCGCACCATCCGGCACCTGCCGCGTCCCGGGGGGCGGGCGGAGCCAGCAACGGACGACGCCGGCAGCAGGTCCCGCGGAGGCTGA